In Chiroxiphia lanceolata isolate bChiLan1 chromosome 2, bChiLan1.pri, whole genome shotgun sequence, a single genomic region encodes these proteins:
- the IL18BP gene encoding interleukin-18-binding protein isoform X1, translating to MSQSPVTPLGSASAPCDGRGGPTEPCSFISGGPMDARPGADGTHGPLGLPALLLLLLPCWALALLCAGAMALQLPTITILRMPAEAPRPGESVTVSCEATSGLPELTLLYWLGNGSFVESLYPDGAVYEGTVQEELRGSGAALRRDLHFSSFNTQHLLTNFTCVVLSPLGVDTREVRWPQPAPAPVTVESGGLG from the exons ATGTCCCAGAGTCCTGTGACGCCCCTTGGCTCAGCCAGTGCCCCATGCGATGGACGCGGGGGCCCAACCGAGCCCTGCTCCTTCATCTCTGGGGGGCCCATGGATGCTCGCCCAGGAGCGGATGGAACACACG GGCCCCTGGGACTCCCTGCCTTGCTACTCCTGCTTCTgccctgctgggccctggctcTTCTCTGTGCAG GTGCCatggccctgcagctccccaccATCACCATCCTGCGGATGCCGGCAGAGGCCCCCCGTCCAG GCGAGAGCGTGACGGTGTCATGTGAGGCGACAAGTGGGCTCCCAGAGCTGACGCTGCTCTACTGGTTGGGGAACGGCTCCTTTGTGGAGAGCCTGTACCCAGATGGGGCCGTGTACGAGGGGACAGTGCA agaggagctgcgGGGCTCGGGGGCGGCCCTGCGCCGTGACCTGCACTTCAGCTCCTTCAACACCCAGCACCTGCTCACCAACTTCACCTGCGTGGTGCTCAGCCCTCTCGGTGTGGACACCAGGGAGGTGCGATGGCCccagccagcaccagcccctgTCACTGTTGAGAGTGGGGGGCTGGGCTGA
- the RNF121 gene encoding RING finger protein 121 has protein sequence MAAVLEVEVGGPVERDVEEVDLSHLSPEERWRVEHARMHAKHRGHEAMHAEMVLILIATLVVAQLLLVQWKQRHPRSYNMVTLFQMWVVPLYFTIKLYWWRFLVIWVLFSAVTAFVTFRATRKPLVQTTPRLVYKWFLLIYKISYATGIVGYMAVMFTLFGLNLLFRIKPEDAMDFGISLLFYGLYYGVLERDFAEMCADYMASTIGFYSASGMPTKHLSDSVCAVCGQQIFVDVNEEGIIENTYRLSCNHVFHEFCIRGWCIVGKKQTCPYCKEKVDLKRMFSNPWERPHVMYGQLLDWLRYLVAWQPVIIGLVQGINYILGLE, from the exons GGTGGAGCACGCCCGGATGCACGCCAAGCACCGCGGGCACGAGGCCATGCACGCCGAGATGGTCCTCATCCTCATCGCCACGCTGGTGGTGGCACAGCTCCTCTTGGTTCAGTGGAAGCAGCGGCACCCTCGCTCCTACAAC ATGGTGACCCTCTTCCAGATGTGGGTAGTGCCTCTGTATTTCACGATCAAGCTGTACTGGTGGCGGTTCCTGGTGATCTGGGTGCTCTTCTCAGCAGTCACAGCTTTTGTCACCTTCAGGGCAACTCGAAAGCCTCTGGTACAGACAACACCCAG GCTGGTTTATAAATGGTTTCTACTAATATACAAGATCAGCTATGCAACTGGGATCGTGGGGTACATGGCTGTCATGTTTACACTCTTTGGTCTTAACTTATTATTCAG AATCAAACCAGAAGATGCAATGGACTTTGGCATCTCCCTCCTCTTCTACGGTCTTTACTACGGGGTGCTGGAGCGGGACTTTGCTGAGATGTGTGCGGATTACATGGCCTCGACCATTGGG TTCTACAGCGCCTCGGGAATGCCCACCAAGCACCTCTCCGACAGCGTCTGCGCCGTCTGTGGCCAGCAGATCTTTGTGGACGTCAACGAGGAGGGGATCATCGAGAACACCTACCGCCTCTCCTGCAACCACGT GTTTCATGAGTTCTGCATCCGTGGCTGGTGCATTGTTGGGAAGAAGCAGACGTGTCCATACTGCAAAGAGAAGGTGGATCTCAAGAGGATGTTCAGTAATCC CTGGGAGAGGCCTCACGTAATGTATGGGCAGCTGCTGGACTGGCTGCGCTACCTGGTGGCCTGGCAGCCGGTGATCATCGGACTGGTCCAGGGAATCAACTACATCCTGGGGCTGGAGTAA
- the IL18BP gene encoding interleukin-18-binding protein isoform X2: MAEPRSARPLGLPALLLLLLPCWALALLCAGAMALQLPTITILRMPAEAPRPGESVTVSCEATSGLPELTLLYWLGNGSFVESLYPDGAVYEGTVQEELRGSGAALRRDLHFSSFNTQHLLTNFTCVVLSPLGVDTREVRWPQPAPAPVTVESGGLG, translated from the exons ATGGCTGAGCCACGGTCTGCCC GGCCCCTGGGACTCCCTGCCTTGCTACTCCTGCTTCTgccctgctgggccctggctcTTCTCTGTGCAG GTGCCatggccctgcagctccccaccATCACCATCCTGCGGATGCCGGCAGAGGCCCCCCGTCCAG GCGAGAGCGTGACGGTGTCATGTGAGGCGACAAGTGGGCTCCCAGAGCTGACGCTGCTCTACTGGTTGGGGAACGGCTCCTTTGTGGAGAGCCTGTACCCAGATGGGGCCGTGTACGAGGGGACAGTGCA agaggagctgcgGGGCTCGGGGGCGGCCCTGCGCCGTGACCTGCACTTCAGCTCCTTCAACACCCAGCACCTGCTCACCAACTTCACCTGCGTGGTGCTCAGCCCTCTCGGTGTGGACACCAGGGAGGTGCGATGGCCccagccagcaccagcccctgTCACTGTTGAGAGTGGGGGGCTGGGCTGA